In Luteolibacter arcticus, the following proteins share a genomic window:
- a CDS encoding lipopolysaccharide biosynthesis protein: MDAAITDESAHSARRDRSIRLAVVTSFLSKAGTALFQLLSIPIAIHVLTREGFGIYSAVNVTLGTVSLLQVGIGPALAHGLSKAKAQGHDNDARELSASAFFLSGGLALLAGLLLAIVLLAVPLPVIFGNEFAGKEAILRPALWTGLALFLLLFLFNLTDRTREGLLEASANNLWGAAGNVLAAAAVGIGVWFVPQVWFLVLAVHGSLVIAKLCNTIALWRAHPEVRPRWTRFRLPVAKHLFTDGLTFSAATLVTGVVEYNLCGWLAGRNGGPAATALYGVFISMTIMQLGFVMMLSTPTWPAVAEALARGDVPWAKKAARKLYLFGSAFALCAFGGLVLLGPWVFSIWLGKDFANTPRTMFACYGFYFVAHVWRHLNHAMMIGTGQVGKLARIQFVESTLVAVVAFFALEWGGIGPMLAAMGTVALAITGIMLPRQVARAFGEAR, encoded by the coding sequence ATGGATGCCGCCATCACGGATGAATCCGCCCACTCCGCCCGCCGCGATCGCTCGATCCGGTTGGCGGTGGTGACGTCCTTTCTATCGAAGGCGGGCACGGCGCTGTTCCAGCTCCTGTCGATTCCCATCGCCATCCACGTGCTGACCCGGGAGGGGTTTGGCATCTATTCGGCGGTCAATGTCACGCTTGGCACGGTGTCGCTGCTGCAAGTGGGCATCGGCCCGGCGCTCGCGCACGGCCTGTCAAAGGCCAAGGCGCAAGGGCACGACAATGACGCCCGGGAGCTGTCGGCGAGCGCCTTCTTTCTCTCGGGCGGGCTGGCCCTGCTGGCCGGGCTTTTGCTCGCCATCGTGCTCCTCGCTGTGCCGCTGCCAGTGATCTTCGGCAATGAGTTCGCCGGGAAGGAAGCCATCCTCCGGCCTGCCTTGTGGACCGGGCTCGCGCTGTTTCTGCTGCTCTTTCTTTTCAATCTCACCGACCGGACCCGGGAGGGGCTGTTAGAGGCGTCCGCCAACAACCTCTGGGGTGCGGCGGGCAATGTCCTGGCTGCCGCCGCAGTGGGCATCGGCGTGTGGTTTGTCCCGCAGGTGTGGTTTCTCGTGCTGGCGGTCCACGGCTCGCTGGTGATCGCCAAGCTCTGCAATACCATCGCCCTGTGGCGCGCGCATCCGGAAGTCCGCCCGCGGTGGACGCGCTTCCGCTTGCCGGTGGCCAAGCATCTTTTCACCGACGGGCTGACCTTCTCCGCCGCGACGCTCGTCACCGGAGTGGTCGAATACAATCTCTGCGGCTGGCTCGCCGGTCGCAACGGCGGACCGGCGGCGACCGCGCTCTACGGCGTCTTCATCTCGATGACCATCATGCAGCTCGGCTTCGTGATGATGCTCAGCACGCCGACCTGGCCTGCGGTTGCGGAAGCGCTTGCCCGCGGCGATGTGCCGTGGGCGAAGAAGGCAGCGCGGAAACTTTATCTCTTCGGCAGTGCCTTCGCCCTGTGCGCCTTTGGTGGCCTCGTCCTGTTAGGCCCGTGGGTGTTCTCGATCTGGCTCGGCAAGGACTTCGCCAACACGCCGCGGACGATGTTCGCGTGCTATGGCTTCTACTTCGTCGCCCACGTCTGGCGACACTTGAACCACGCCATGATGATCGGCACCGGTCAGGTGGGGAAGCTGGCACGCATCCAGTTCGTCGAGTCCACGCTGGTCGCGGTGGTCGCGTTCTTCGCCCTGGAGTGGGGAGGCATCGGCCCGATGCTCGCGGCGATGGGAACGGTGGCCTTGGCCATCACCGGCATCATGCTGCCGCGACAGGTCGCACGGGCGTTCGGGGAGGCGCGCTGA